A window of the Brassica napus cultivar Da-Ae chromosome C5, Da-Ae, whole genome shotgun sequence genome harbors these coding sequences:
- the LOC106401913 gene encoding co-chaperone protein p23-1-like, whose amino-acid sequence MSHHPEVKWAEREDKVYLTVLLADAKDADVKLDPEGVFEFSAKAGPENQVYELKLELNDKVNVEESKINIGLRSIFCIVEKAEPRWWSKLLRGGKPPHYVKVDWDKWVDEDEDPATGPGDMDMGGMGGMGGMDFSNFGGMGGMGGMGGMGGLEGLGGMGGMAGLEGLGGMGGLGGMGGPGGMGGMEEFEDSDDEGEEVKSGEKKEEAQAPATEEAKTEEQTTVKSDK is encoded by the exons ATGAG TCACCATCCGGAAGTGAAGTGGGCAGAGAGAGAGGATAAGGTTTACTTGACAGTGCTATTGGCTGATGCTAAGGATGCGGATGTTAAGCTTGATCCGGAGGGTGTTTTTGAGTTCTCTGCCAAAGCTGGACCGGAGAACCAGGTTTATGAGCTTAAGCTCGAGCTTAATGATAAGGTCAATGTAGAG GAAAGCAAAATCAACATTGGATTGAGGAGCATATTCTGCATCGTGGAGAAAGCAGAGCCGAGATGGTGGAGTAAGCTGTTGCGTGGAGGGAAACCTCCTCACTATGTTAAAGTTGATTGGGACAAGTGGGTTGATGAGGATGAAGATCCCGCCACTG GTCCTGGAGATATGGATATGGGCGGAATGGGTGGAATGGGCGGGATGGATTTCTCG AACTTTGGTGGAATGGGAGGTATGGGTGGAATGGGCGGTATGGGAGGTCTCGAGGGGCTTGGTGGTATGGGTGGAATGGCCGGGCTTGAAGGGCTCGGTGGGATGGGCGGTCTTGGTGGAATGGGAGGGCCTGGTGGAATGGGTGGTATGGAAGAATTTGAAGATAGTGATGATGAAG GAGAAGAAGTCAAGTCTGGAGAGAAAAAGGAGGAAGCTCAAGCCCCTGCAACAGAGGAGGCAAAAACCGAAGAGCAAACAACTGTCAAGAGTGACAAATGA